The nucleotide sequence CTTCTTGACCGGATCACTTTGGGAACCTGTTTTCGGGCAAGGGTTTTCATCAACCCGTGCTCCCCATATTGATGGCTCATCCGGTAGATCTTCATCACCAGCAAGGTTCCCGTTCCGAGTATCACGCCGATACACACCAGGGTGGGCAGGCCAATGATATACATGATGGCAAAAACAATGAGTAACCCCACCATGCCACCACCCAGATACCAGATGTACTGAGCTTTTAAGCCCTTAAATTCGATACTGCGGTTAATCCCTTTGTTAACTTGATATACACTGTTTGCCATTACCTCAATTTTTAATATTTACAATCTCATTCTGCTACGGGGACGTTCCGAAACCGAGGCATCCACCACGGTTTCCTTGATCACATGTCCGTTTGTTTTATGTTCTGCAAGCTTAATCACCGGCGTTTGTTCTTCCTCCGGATCACTTGGTTGATGCTGCTTTAATTGGTTTTCCTGGATTTTAATGGCAATCTGCCTTTCCAGGTTGGCAAGCTCCGTTTTCAATTGCTGTAATTCACTTTCATGGGTAAAGGGTTTGGTGGTCAACTTTTCAAGTTTCGGTACCTCGACATTTATATCGGAAAGGTTACGTTCATATCGTTCTTTGAGGTTCTCCACCCGGTCAATGGCATTTAAAAAATGCCTTGATGCCAGCTTTGGATTATCCGTATTGGGCAGACCATTATTGTAGGTGTATTTGATACCATCTGCCTCCCTTTGTGCATAAAAGCTGTTGGAATACCGGTATTCAAACAACCCGTTTTCTTCATAGGCTTCTTGTTGCCTGCGGATGTACAAATGAAAACCGTACAGGTTTCCTATTTTTTGTTCGTGCTGCCCGGCTTGTGGTTTCCAATTGCGATACAGTTGGATAATGTGTTTGCCAATTGCTTCACTATCTCCGTTCTGCACACCGTCCAATTGAATAGGGTTGGCTTTGGTACCCTCTTTTGTCATTTGAAGTTGCTCTTTATATAAGGCTGCATCGGCAGAAAGCTTTCCAAGCGTTTTTTGAGTGGAAGCATGATCATTTTGCAGCTTTTCCAACTGGTATT is from Echinicola marina and encodes:
- a CDS encoding DUF4133 domain-containing protein, with the protein product MANSVYQVNKGINRSIEFKGLKAQYIWYLGGGMVGLLIVFAIMYIIGLPTLVCIGVILGTGTLLVMKIYRMSHQYGEHGLMKTLARKQVPKVIRSRSRLAFLKS